A single window of Vibrio sp. SCSIO 43137 DNA harbors:
- the nqrF gene encoding NADH:ubiquinone reductase (Na(+)-transporting) subunit F, which produces MQSIILGVVMFTVIVLALVLIILLAKSKLVPSGDVTITVNGDPEKSFVTSPGDKLLGAMAGSGIFVSSACGGGGSCGQCRVKVKAGGGDILPTELDHITKGEAREGERLACQVAVKTDMDIELPEEIFGVKKWECEVLSNDNEATFIKELVLKIPEGEEVPFRAGGYIQIEADPHHIKYSDFDVPEEYREDWDKFDLFRYESIVKEHSIRAYSMASYPEEKGLIKLNVRIATPPPNAPDAPPGVMSSYIWSLKPGDKCTISGPFGEFFAKETDNEMVFIGGGAGMAPMRSHIFDQLLRLQSKRKMTYWYGARSKREMFYIEDFDKLAADNDNFEWHVALSDPLPEDNWDGYTGFIHNVIYENYLKDHEAPEDCEYYMCGPPMMNAAVIGMLKDLGVEDENILLDDFGG; this is translated from the coding sequence ATGCAAAGCATTATTCTTGGTGTAGTGATGTTTACCGTGATTGTACTGGCGCTTGTGCTAATTATCCTGTTAGCCAAATCTAAGCTGGTACCGTCAGGTGACGTTACAATTACCGTAAATGGTGATCCAGAGAAGAGCTTCGTTACTTCTCCGGGTGACAAACTACTGGGCGCTATGGCGGGCAGTGGTATCTTCGTATCTTCTGCCTGTGGTGGTGGTGGTTCATGTGGTCAGTGCCGCGTGAAAGTGAAAGCTGGTGGCGGTGATATTCTGCCGACTGAGCTTGACCACATCACTAAAGGTGAAGCGCGTGAAGGCGAGCGTCTTGCTTGTCAGGTGGCTGTGAAAACAGACATGGACATCGAACTACCTGAAGAGATCTTTGGTGTTAAGAAGTGGGAATGTGAAGTTCTTTCTAACGACAACGAAGCAACCTTCATTAAAGAACTGGTTCTTAAGATCCCTGAAGGGGAAGAAGTACCGTTCCGTGCCGGTGGTTATATTCAGATTGAAGCTGATCCTCACCATATCAAGTACTCAGACTTTGATGTACCTGAAGAGTACCGAGAAGACTGGGACAAGTTCGACCTGTTCCGCTATGAGTCTATTGTAAAAGAGCACTCAATCCGTGCTTACTCAATGGCTTCATACCCTGAAGAGAAAGGTCTGATCAAGCTTAACGTACGTATTGCAACTCCGCCGCCAAATGCGCCGGATGCTCCTCCGGGCGTTATGTCTTCTTACATCTGGTCACTTAAGCCGGGCGATAAGTGTACTATTTCTGGTCCGTTTGGTGAGTTCTTCGCTAAAGAGACGGATAACGAAATGGTATTTATCGGTGGTGGTGCAGGTATGGCTCCGATGCGTTCTCATATCTTTGACCAGCTGCTTCGTCTACAGTCTAAGCGTAAGATGACTTACTGGTACGGTGCCCGTTCTAAGCGTGAAATGTTCTATATTGAAGATTTCGATAAGCTGGCAGCGGACAACGACAACTTCGAGTGGCATGTAGCACTGTCAGATCCATTACCGGAAGATAACTGGGATGGTTACACTGGCTTTATTCACAATGTGATTTATGAAAACTACCTGAAAGATCATGAAGCACCTGAAGATTGTGAATACTACATGTGTGGTCCACCAATGATGAACGCAGCTGTTATCGGCATGCTGAAAGATCTTGGTGTTGAGGATGAGAACATCCTGCTTGATGACTTCGGTGGTTAA
- the nqrE gene encoding NADH:ubiquinone reductase (Na(+)-transporting) subunit E yields the protein MEHYISLLVKSIFIENLALSFFLGMCTFLAVSKKVKTSFGLGVAVIVVLTIAVPVNNLLYNLVLKDSAIVAGVDLSFLNFITFIGVIAALVQILEMVLDRFFPPLYNALGIFLPLITVNCAIFGGVSFMVQRDYNFAESVVYGFGSGVGWMLAIVALAGIREKMKYADVPPGLRGLGITFITTGLMALGFMSFSGVQL from the coding sequence ATGGAACATTATATTAGCTTGCTGGTTAAATCGATCTTTATCGAAAACCTGGCATTATCTTTCTTCCTGGGTATGTGTACATTCCTTGCGGTATCGAAGAAAGTAAAAACCTCGTTTGGTCTTGGTGTTGCGGTAATCGTAGTACTGACCATTGCAGTACCGGTGAACAACCTGCTGTATAACCTGGTTCTTAAAGACAGCGCGATTGTTGCTGGTGTGGATCTTAGCTTCCTGAACTTTATTACCTTTATCGGTGTAATTGCAGCGTTAGTACAGATTCTTGAGATGGTTCTTGACCGTTTCTTCCCGCCTCTATACAACGCATTGGGTATTTTCCTGCCGCTGATTACCGTGAACTGTGCCATCTTCGGTGGTGTATCTTTCATGGTTCAGCGTGACTACAACTTTGCTGAGTCTGTTGTATACGGATTTGGATCAGGTGTAGGTTGGATGCTGGCGATTGTTGCTCTGGCAGGTATTCGTGAAAAGATGAAATATGCTGACGTACCTCCGGGTCTGCGTGGTCTGGGTATTACCTTTATCACTACTGGTCTGATGGCGTTAGGCTTTATGTCTTTCTCTGGTGTTCAACTGTAA
- a CDS encoding NADH:ubiquinone reductase (Na(+)-transporting) subunit D has protein sequence MSADIKDMKKHLLAPVMDNNPIALQVLGVCSALAVTTKLETAFVMTLAVIFVTAFSNFFVSVIRHHIPNSVRIIVQMAIIASLVIVVDQVLKAFLYDISKQLSVFVGLIITNCIVMGRAEAYAMKSEPLPSLIDGIGNGLGYGFVLITVGFFRELFGSGKLFGMEVLPLVSEGGWYQPNGMMLLAPSAFFLIGFMIWVIRILRPEQIEAKE, from the coding sequence ATGTCAGCTGATATCAAAGACATGAAAAAGCACCTTCTTGCTCCGGTAATGGATAACAACCCAATTGCCCTTCAGGTATTGGGTGTCTGTTCTGCTCTGGCGGTAACGACTAAGCTGGAAACAGCGTTCGTAATGACGCTAGCGGTTATTTTCGTAACAGCGTTCTCGAACTTCTTCGTTTCTGTTATCCGTCATCACATTCCAAACAGTGTACGTATCATCGTACAGATGGCGATTATCGCCTCATTGGTAATCGTGGTAGACCAGGTGCTTAAAGCATTCCTGTACGACATCTCTAAGCAGCTGTCGGTATTCGTTGGTCTGATTATAACCAACTGTATTGTAATGGGTCGTGCTGAAGCATATGCGATGAAATCTGAGCCACTTCCGTCTCTTATTGATGGTATTGGTAACGGTCTTGGTTACGGTTTCGTACTGATTACTGTAGGTTTCTTCCGTGAACTATTTGGTTCAGGCAAACTGTTTGGTATGGAGGTTCTTCCTCTCGTTTCTGAAGGCGGCTGGTATCAGCCAAACGGTATGATGCTTCTTGCACCATCAGCCTTCTTCCTGATTGGTTTCATGATTTGGGTTATCCGTATCCTGCGACCAGAACAGATTGAAGCGAAGGAGTAA
- a CDS encoding Na(+)-translocating NADH-quinone reductase subunit C has translation MASNNDSIKKTLFVVIALSLVCSVVVSAAAVFLRDKQQANALLDKQSNIVAVAGLADKEGSIPELYAEYIEPRLVDFKTGDFVDADAAAYDQRKAAKEPSTSIKLAADDDKAKILRRANEGLVYLVKEGDKVSKVILPVHGNGLWSMMYAFVAVETDGNTVAGITYYEQGETPGLGGEIENPRWRAQFVGKKLFDTNNKPAIKIVKGGAPEGSEHGVDGLSGATLTANGVQNTFDFWLGDKGFGPFLAKVRDGGLK, from the coding sequence TTAGTGTGCTCAGTTGTCGTTTCGGCAGCCGCAGTATTCCTACGCGATAAGCAACAGGCAAATGCGTTGTTAGATAAGCAGAGCAATATCGTTGCTGTTGCTGGTCTGGCAGACAAAGAAGGCTCAATTCCTGAGCTGTACGCTGAGTACATTGAACCTCGTCTGGTTGACTTCAAAACCGGTGACTTTGTTGATGCGGATGCCGCTGCTTACGATCAGCGCAAAGCAGCAAAAGAGCCATCAACTTCAATCAAGCTGGCCGCAGATGATGATAAGGCTAAGATCCTTCGTCGTGCTAATGAAGGTCTGGTTTACCTTGTAAAAGAAGGCGATAAAGTTTCTAAAGTTATCTTGCCTGTACACGGTAACGGCCTGTGGTCAATGATGTATGCATTTGTTGCAGTTGAAACAGACGGTAACACAGTAGCTGGTATCACTTACTACGAGCAGGGCGAAACCCCGGGACTTGGTGGTGAGATTGAAAACCCGCGCTGGCGTGCACAGTTTGTTGGTAAGAAACTATTCGATACCAATAACAAACCTGCAATCAAGATTGTTAAAGGCGGTGCTCCGGAAGGTTCTGAGCACGGTGTAGATGGTCTGTCTGGTGCAACTCTGACGGCAAACGGTGTACAAAACACGTTTGATTTCTGGTTGGGTGATAAGGGCTTCGGTCCATTCCTGGCTAAAGTTCGCGATGGAGGACTGAAATAA